The DNA region TGCGTGGTCGAAGTTGGATGCGGGATCAGGTTCGGTCGTGGTTTTGCCGAAGCGATTGAATGGCGAGCCTCAGATGATCGGGCGTGGGTCGCGCCAGCAGATGGGGGGGGAGGTGTCGCAGGCGATGGTGGGATTGTCAGACGAGTTTCATTCCCTGCGCGATTACATGCATGGCGATTCGTTTCATCACATTCATTGGAAGAGTTGGGCGAGAACCGGTAAGCCAATTGTTCGTGAGTATGAGAATGTGTTTTATCCCAGGTATGGCCTGGTGATTGATTCGCAGTTGCCGGCGTTTCCGAAAGGCAGCGCGCACCGACTGACGGCGGCATTTGAGAATGTGATGGCGTTGGCGGCGACCTTGGCGTCGGACATGGATGCGCGGGAAACGTTCTTGGATGTGTTAGTGGCGGGCGAAAAGGCGATCCAGGTGGAATCAGGGCCCGGGCGTGCCAGCACAAGGCATGTGTTGGAGGTGTTGGCTGGCCTGCATCTGGAAGGTGGTGATCACGGGGCGGAGGGTGTCCGCACATTGGTGCAGCGGTATGCTCCGGCGATGACGGGATGCTGGGTGTTGTTATTGGACTGGGGAGGATGGCGCAAAGGGCTGGTAGAAGATTTGATGGTGCGTGGTGTGGAGGTGCGCGTGCTTGTGGTGCGCTCCGAAGGTGTGGACTTCACCGAAGCGCCGGACCCTAATGATTTGGCGGTGCGGGTAGTGGATCAGGATACCGATCTGGACCGTGTGTTGTCCGGGTGGCCTGACCGTCCGCAGCGTGTGTTGGCAGGGAGTGTGAGTGACTCAGCGAAACCCGGAGCATGAAAATCAAAAGGCCAGCGAAGATTGATTACGTTGATCACGATCCTTCCCAGGAGGGCGTGATTCCGGCTGTGTGGTCGTCCCGGCAGCGGTTGCCGCTGGGGATGATGGCGGCGGCGGTGATGATCTGGGCCTACGCCACGGGGAACTGGATGTGGGGGGGGGTCGTCGGTGCGGGGTTGGAGGTGCTCAACTTTTTTTGGAGTCGGCGAATGCAGATTGCGTTCAAGACCCAGCGGCGGGCGTGGTTGGTGACGATTGTGTTCTTGTGGTGGCTGGGGATCTCGGCGTGGTTGGAAAACACACCGACCGAGGCGGTGAGGTTGGTGTTGTCATGGGCGCCGATGACTTTGCTGCCGTTGGTGGCGGTGGGAATAGCCGGGGTGCGCGGTGGAGTGCCGATGACGGTGTTTCCCTATATATTCCGTGCGCGGATCCGGCGGCATCATCGCAATGGTCGGAATTACCAGGCGCCGCGGTTTTCTCCGCATCTGCCATTTGTGGCGTCGTTGTTGCTTGGCGCGAGCTACGGATGGAGCCGCGACGTGGGAGACCGCTGGGGATTTTTGGTGGTCTCGGCATTGATGGTGACGTGGGTGTGGGTGGATGAGTCCGGGCGTTTTCGTGATCTGGAATCGGGGCGGGCAATCAGGCGGAGGTTGCCTGGGTTTGTGGTGTCGATGGCGATGGTATTGTGCTTTGCCTTCGCGGCTTCGTATGGGGTACAGCGCTTACATGAGTGGGCGGAAAGCGGCGGTTTTGGGTGGAGCGCCTCGGGCGGGCGCAACATGACCAACCGGGCGAGTGTGCAGCTGGGGGATGTGGGGGAGATCCAGTTGAGCCAGGACGTGATCTGGCGGCTGAAGACTCTGCAGGGTATTGCGCCCGATCGGGTATGTGATGGAGTGTTTGATTTGATCCGGACGTCGGTTTGGATCAACCGGACGCAGCGGCAATTCACCCGGATGGGGGATGTGATTGAGGGTGAGTATGTGGTGCGAGGAACGTGGCCATTGAGCCCGCTTCAGGCGTTGGGGAATTCGGGCGGGGGGAAGTCTCCAACCGAGGGTGGTGTGATCTGGCGCTATGAGATGTATGGCCAGGCAAATGATGATTTCACGGTGCTGCCGATGCCTAAGTCTCCGCTGTCGGTGAGTGAGCTGCCAGCGTATGAAGTCGAACGCAATGGCTTCGGCGTGGTGCGTGCGACATTGGCGCAACCCGTGATCAAGGCCGAGGTGATTGCGGCACCGATGCGGATGCCCCAGCTCGGTGCGTTGGAGCCGGATCTCGAGACCGACTTGGATCTGGGGCCGCGCTATGAAGCGTGTTTCAAGCCCTTGGCAGACGAGCTGGGGCTGCAGGGGATGAGCGACCGGGAGAAAATCGCAGCAGTGCGCGCGTTCTTCGGTGATGGGTTCCGCTATAGTTTGAGCGAGCGGCCGGATCAGGTGGAGGAATTTGTGACGACTGACAGGCAGGGGCACTGTGAGCTGTTTGCCACGGCGACGGTGTTATTGTTGCGTGCTGCAGGTGTTCCTGCCCGGTACCATACCGGGTTTGTGGTCGATGAGTACGATGCGGACGATGAGTGCTACGTGTTGAGGGGTGTGCATGCGCATGCCTGGGCGGAGGCGTGGATCGATGGTAGTTGGCGGGTCGTGGATACGACTCCGGCGGGCTGGCTTGCGATGGCGGGGGGCGATGCATCGTGGTGGCAGCGGGTAGGGGATCAGTTGCGGCTTTGGTTGCTGGATTTCCGTTATTGGCGGTCGAGTTTGGAGTCTTCGGCGTGGGCGAGCTATGTGCTGCCATGGGCGGTGGCGTTGGTGGTGGTGTACATTGCGATCCGAGTGTGGCTGGGAAGATCCCAGCTGTTGGGGGGGCGGAGTGAGGAGAGTGGCCGTTTAGTGGGAGGTGAGTTGGGGGATCACCGCGATGAGCCGACGGGGTGGGACCGATTGAGACCGGCGGTTGAGCGTGCTTTTGGTGAGATTCCCGCGGCACAGCCCGTGCGGCATTGGGTGGTGACCCACCCTGCGATTCCGGACCCCCTGCGCGCTCGGATGATTCGGCTGGTGCGAGCCCACTATCGGATTCGGTTCGCCGGGCACGACAGTGGAGAGGTCGAATCGGAAACGGCGGAGTTGGTCGATGGGTTGACCCGCGAGCTGGTGGCCAAGCCAACCGGAGAGCTTGCAAATGGGCGTATCAAGAGCAGTTGATTTGCCGATTCACAGCGAATCGGCGTGCCAAATTGTCACCTTCACTATAGAATGGACGATGTCTGGCGTGAAACCGGCATCAGTGGGTGCGGATTTCTGCCGAAATCTTACCGGCGGGACTAAGAAAATGGCATTGACAGCCGGTTATGGGTTTGAAATAAACGCAACTCGGCGAGATGGTAGCGTCTCGCCGAATCAACGCGCACTGTGACGCAGAGACTTTTTTATCATGAGCGACGATAATCAACCAACACCTCCAAAGCCGACTCCCCCGAAGCCGACTCCTCCAGCGGCACCGGCACCTCCAGCGCCTAAAGCGGGTGGCGTCGACAAGAAAACTCAGGCGGTTCAGTTGCCTCCGCAGAAGGAAACTTCGCGGATTCCAACCAAGACCCAGCGTGTTTCGCTTTCAGCCAAGCCTCAGTCCAAGACATCTGCAATTCCTCTTCGTAAGGAGACGGTGCGCATTACATTGAAGTCGTCGCCAGCCGAGCGTGCTGCCACGGCCGGGGTGGATGCTCCGGAGCCGAAGTCGATGTCCGCTCCAGTGGCACCGGCACCGGGTGTTCCGTCGGCAACGTCGAAGTCGCAGCCAGTGCCTCCGACCGCACCAGTGGCCAAGCCAGGTGCACCAGCTGCCGCGGCACCAACCGTTCAGCTCAAGAAGGGAACCACAGCTCCAGCTCCACCAGCACCAGGTGCCGCCACGCAGGAGTTGCCACAGGCCACCGTCAAGCTCAAGCAGACGCAGCCGCTTTCCTCGCCACCAGCCGCAGCCAGCCCAAGTGGTGCGGTCAAGGTGCTGCCAGGTGCCGCTGCTGCCGATCGCGAAGAGTCCGACACCGTCGCCATTGCCATTGCGGCTGTTGTGCTTCTTCTGATGGGCTTGGTGATCACATTCGAGTACGCCAAGAGCAAGGTGCCTGACGTGACCAACGCGCAGATCCTTGAGAAAGGCTGGACCGAACTGCTGAGCCAGTAATCCGCCTTAACTCGAAACTCACCCTCAACCCGTAGTTATCATGGGAACCGTTATTTTTGTCGCTGTTGTTGTACTCGCCGTTCTTGCGCTTCAGTTCATGCTGTCGCGTGAAGGTAAGTAAACGAACGGCTGGTGATCCAGCCGGTTCAGCTAGAGACTAGCAACGATTTTTCGGGGCGCTTCCACTCATCGTGGGGGCGCCCCGATTTGTTTTTTGAGAGTGCTTACCGGGCCAGCTGGAGAGTATTACTTTTTTGGCTGAACTCTTGATCGGATGGGTGATCGGGCTACACTCCGGCACCATGATGATTGAGCGATTTTTGTTGGTTCCTGCCGTTTGTGCGGCCGCTGCCGTGGCCTTGGTTGCCTGCGGAGTGAAGAAGACGGAAACCGTTGAGTTGAATCCGGATGAGCTTGAAGTGCAGGCCCCGGCGCTGGACGAAATCACGTTGGTTCTCAAAGAGGACGGCAAGTTCTACCAAGAGGGGAGAAAGAAGCCGTTTGGTGGGGTCGATGTGGAAGAGCGCATCGAAGTGGATGCCGATGGCAACGAGAAGCGTTTCGTGATCGAGACGCCCTACCGCTCCGGTGTGATCGACGGCGTGAAGCGGACGTATTTCAGCGGTGGCAGTGTGCGTGAGGAACGCCATTACAAGAAGGGCAAGCCATTGCACGTGGTCGGCTATTACTCTGATGGCTCGAAGAAACTCGAACGACTGCTCAATGACCAGGACGTGGCGGAAGGGCCATCGAAACGCTGGCACCGCAATGGCACACTCGCCAACGAGGGCTCCTACGACGCACATGAAGAGCACCACGGGATTTGGAAGGAGTACGCCGAGGACGGCTCGCTCTGTGGTCAGTATGAGTGGGAGCACGGCAAGCTCAAGCGTATCATCTTCGAGACCGATACCCAGCGTGGGCGCCGTTTGGTGCATTACGGTGAGGTCGAAGGGGCGAACAACACACCACCAGCGGCCGGTGTGGCGCCTCGCTAAGTTGCTGTTCCGGGGGAATTGACCAATCAGGTTATGGCATCGTCAAAAGATCGTATTCTCGCATTCGTCGGCTCGGACGAGGCGCAGGTGAAAGAGGCCGCGCTGGCTGCTGTGCGGCAGCGCAGTCCGCAGGACGACGGCGGCATGGGCACCGACATTGTGGACGGTGGCTCCGAGAACTCGGAGGACGCCGCGCGCATCGTGCGTGAAGTGATCATGGCGTTGCAGACCTTGCCATTTTTCGGTGGTACCAAGTTGGTATGGCTGAAGAATGCGAACTTTCTCGGTGATTCGGTGACGGGTCGGGCCGCGGCGACGCAGGACGCGGTGAAAGAGCTTGAGGCTTTGCTGGCGAAGGGCTTGCCGGACGAGGTGTGTTTTGTGATCTCGGCGACGGCGATTGACAAGCGGCGGGCGTTTTACAAGTTTCTGCAGAAATCGGCGACCTTGGAAGTGTTCGACAAAGTCGACATTTCCCGCGAGGGCTGGGAGAGCAAGCTGGTGCCATTGATTGTGAAGCGTGGCCGGCGTCTGGGCCTCGATTTTGCGCCTGGGGCTGCCGAGCACTTTGTGATGACCGTTGGCGAGGACACCCGCCAATTGGAAAGCGAGTTGGTGAAGCTGCGTGCCTATTTGGGCAATGATGAGCGGCCCGTTACATCGGACGACTTGCGCGAAATTATTTCCAAGACCCGTGGAGGGATCGTGTTCGAGATCGGCAACGCGATTGGTCGCCGCGACTTGCCCAAAGCGCTTCAGCTGCTCGAGCATTTCTTGCGTCTGGGCGAAAGCGCCGTCGGTATCATCCGTGCGGCGATTATTCCCAAGATCCGTAATCTGCTGGCTGCGCGTGATCTGATGGACCGCCACCGCAACCTGCCGTGGAACAACTACAACGCGTTCCAAGCCGCACTGGAGCGCCTGCCGGAAAGTGAAACCGCTACGTTGCCACGCACCAAGCAAGGCAAGCTGTCGGTGTACCCGCTTTTCCTAGCGGCGGGAGAGGCCAAGAAGTACTCGTTGAGCGAGTTGGCGAACGCACTCCGTGGCTGTCTCGATGCGGACTACCAGTTGGTTTTCAGTTCGACGCCGCCGAAGCTGGTGTTGTCGCAGTTTTTGATCAAGACCCTGGCCCGCACCGATAAGAAGGCGGGTTGATTATGGCCTAATCGATCCCGCTATGGGCGGAGGAGCAAGCTCAACTCTTGAGTCGATGGCACAAAAAAAATCCAGCCGCCCTGGGTGAGGGAGGCTGGATGGTGGGTTGAAGCGATCCGGTTTATTCGGATTTTTCTGCTGCGTCGTCGGCAGGCACGAAGCGCAGGGCGACGCCATTGATGCAGTAACGGACGTCTTGTGGGAGGTCGGTGCGCCCTTCGCCGCGGAAGACGTGGCCGAGGTGGGCGTCGCACATCGAGCAGACGACTTCGGTCCGGACCATGCCGTGTGAGCGGTCTTCGATTTCGCGGATGCCTTCTGCGGTGGCTTTATCGTAGAAGGATGGCCAGCCGCAGCCGGAGTCGAACTTGGTGTTCGAGTGGAAGAGTTTGTTGCCGCAAGCCACGCAGTAGTAGGTGCCCATGCCTTGCTTCTTGAACTCCTTGTAGGCTTTTCCGTTGGGAGCTTCGGTGCCGGCTTCGCGGGTGACCCGGTATTGTTCCGGGGTGAGCTGTTCGCGCCATTCGGCGTCGGATTTTTCGACTTTTTCCATAGGTTGTTCAGGTGCTTGTTTTGCGGTTGCGATGGACTCTCCTTTGTCGCCCGAGCGGACCACGGCGGTAGTGGCGATGAGGGCGAGAACGGCAACCAGTGCGATGGAGAAGGATTTCATGGGATTGAAGCGGGGTACTGGAATGGGAGGGCTGCCGTGCGGTAAATATTCCAGCTTTGGGTCAGTCG from Sulfuriroseicoccus oceanibius includes:
- a CDS encoding DUF58 domain-containing protein, whose protein sequence is MTKTTDKQQRREGWLYRRMATGYERGAQTRQHVMLRVTALGWWTLVFMMAFGFFGLDANRALAYMLFTWFFGMFWAGFLSSFRLSQRLEVERVLPGVAAAGGAVNYRVVVRNRGKRPLFGVRLVDLAPPMAPEGDEFFTVEEPGEAERNAFDRFFRYYRWTWLADRRHVREDIWSKPFDIGVGETRELEMRFVALRRGRAEFRKLRLTRPSAFGLFRAWSKLDAGSGSVVVLPKRLNGEPQMIGRGSRQQMGGEVSQAMVGLSDEFHSLRDYMHGDSFHHIHWKSWARTGKPIVREYENVFYPRYGLVIDSQLPAFPKGSAHRLTAAFENVMALAATLASDMDARETFLDVLVAGEKAIQVESGPGRASTRHVLEVLAGLHLEGGDHGAEGVRTLVQRYAPAMTGCWVLLLDWGGWRKGLVEDLMVRGVEVRVLVVRSEGVDFTEAPDPNDLAVRVVDQDTDLDRVLSGWPDRPQRVLAGSVSDSAKPGA
- a CDS encoding transglutaminase-like domain-containing protein yields the protein MKIKRPAKIDYVDHDPSQEGVIPAVWSSRQRLPLGMMAAAVMIWAYATGNWMWGGVVGAGLEVLNFFWSRRMQIAFKTQRRAWLVTIVFLWWLGISAWLENTPTEAVRLVLSWAPMTLLPLVAVGIAGVRGGVPMTVFPYIFRARIRRHHRNGRNYQAPRFSPHLPFVASLLLGASYGWSRDVGDRWGFLVVSALMVTWVWVDESGRFRDLESGRAIRRRLPGFVVSMAMVLCFAFAASYGVQRLHEWAESGGFGWSASGGRNMTNRASVQLGDVGEIQLSQDVIWRLKTLQGIAPDRVCDGVFDLIRTSVWINRTQRQFTRMGDVIEGEYVVRGTWPLSPLQALGNSGGGKSPTEGGVIWRYEMYGQANDDFTVLPMPKSPLSVSELPAYEVERNGFGVVRATLAQPVIKAEVIAAPMRMPQLGALEPDLETDLDLGPRYEACFKPLADELGLQGMSDREKIAAVRAFFGDGFRYSLSERPDQVEEFVTTDRQGHCELFATATVLLLRAAGVPARYHTGFVVDEYDADDECYVLRGVHAHAWAEAWIDGSWRVVDTTPAGWLAMAGGDASWWQRVGDQLRLWLLDFRYWRSSLESSAWASYVLPWAVALVVVYIAIRVWLGRSQLLGGRSEESGRLVGGELGDHRDEPTGWDRLRPAVERAFGEIPAAQPVRHWVVTHPAIPDPLRARMIRLVRAHYRIRFAGHDSGEVESETAELVDGLTRELVAKPTGELANGRIKSS
- a CDS encoding toxin-antitoxin system YwqK family antitoxin; this encodes MMIERFLLVPAVCAAAAVALVACGVKKTETVELNPDELEVQAPALDEITLVLKEDGKFYQEGRKKPFGGVDVEERIEVDADGNEKRFVIETPYRSGVIDGVKRTYFSGGSVREERHYKKGKPLHVVGYYSDGSKKLERLLNDQDVAEGPSKRWHRNGTLANEGSYDAHEEHHGIWKEYAEDGSLCGQYEWEHGKLKRIIFETDTQRGRRLVHYGEVEGANNTPPAAGVAPR
- the holA gene encoding DNA polymerase III subunit delta, which gives rise to MASSKDRILAFVGSDEAQVKEAALAAVRQRSPQDDGGMGTDIVDGGSENSEDAARIVREVIMALQTLPFFGGTKLVWLKNANFLGDSVTGRAAATQDAVKELEALLAKGLPDEVCFVISATAIDKRRAFYKFLQKSATLEVFDKVDISREGWESKLVPLIVKRGRRLGLDFAPGAAEHFVMTVGEDTRQLESELVKLRAYLGNDERPVTSDDLREIISKTRGGIVFEIGNAIGRRDLPKALQLLEHFLRLGESAVGIIRAAIIPKIRNLLAARDLMDRHRNLPWNNYNAFQAALERLPESETATLPRTKQGKLSVYPLFLAAGEAKKYSLSELANALRGCLDADYQLVFSSTPPKLVLSQFLIKTLARTDKKAG
- the msrB gene encoding peptide-methionine (R)-S-oxide reductase MsrB codes for the protein MKSFSIALVAVLALIATTAVVRSGDKGESIATAKQAPEQPMEKVEKSDAEWREQLTPEQYRVTREAGTEAPNGKAYKEFKKQGMGTYYCVACGNKLFHSNTKFDSGCGWPSFYDKATAEGIREIEDRSHGMVRTEVVCSMCDAHLGHVFRGEGRTDLPQDVRYCINGVALRFVPADDAAEKSE